In Anthocerotibacter panamensis C109, the sequence CGAGTCGCATGACCATAGCGGGTCATCGTCCCATCCTCATGTAAAATGTCCACCATGTTGCCATAACCGCTATACTTTGGCCCAGCGGTGACCACGAGACCTGCTCGGGCTGCAACAACTTTAGCGCCCATCGGCCCATCGATATCCAAACCAGGATGGATGCGCCCGCCTCTTGGCCCAAAGGGAGACAGGATGGCTCCACGGATCGGCCACATATAGCCCCGACCACTAATGGGATTATTGGCAGAGCGGAACCGGTCGTCTAAAGAAGCCAAGCGTCGGGCGGAAGCTACTTCCTCGGCGGAGAAGGACTCCCCGCCTGCCGGGGAGATCTCTGGGTTGTAATCCAACAGCTGAACGTTCACTGGGTTAGCATCTTCAGGCTCGACCTCGGGGATCGCCCAGGCATAGGGCTGCTGAAGCATTCCCAGCAAGCAAGCCCAAACCAAAATAGGGATACGAAGCAAATGCTTAGAATGGGGGGATTTCTGGATTGAGGGGAGGGTACGTGCAACAAAGCTGTCAAATCCGACACGAAAGGCCATCTTTGATCCCTATATCGGTACAACGGTTGGAATAGCCGCCCGGTGTATACGAGAAATCAGAAGGTCACAAGTCCTGAGGATTTCTGCACAACCGTTAAGCTCTGTAGTCTACGAGGTTAGCTGCCGGGTTTGGGTTAGAGCTACCCTATCCAAGAAACTTACGGAACTTGGAATACACCCCTTTATCTCCCGAAGGAGTTTGGTTCCCCCGTCTCCCACCCAAGTAAACCCAGGTTGGAAGTTCGACTCCTAAGCAGAATAAGCTCTTTTCCATCTAATGGCAACCACTTAGGTAAAATCACGTAGGCCCTTAGGGTAAGTATTGTAGGGGGTCTTGAGCCTCTCCGCGCATGCGGACTTCAAAGCGTACATGCGGCTGGCTACACTGCCCTGAGCACCCCACTTCGAGAATGGGATCTCCTTGGGCCACCTGTTGTCCAGCCTGGACGAGCAGTCGGGACGCATGAGCATAGCGGGTAACAGTACCATCGCTATGTAGAATGTCTACCATGTTGCCGTAGCCATTATATTTGCGTCCGGCAGTGATAACCGTACCGGCCTGAGCTGCGACCACTGCGGTACCGGGGGGCGCGGCAATGTCAAGGCTACTGCGCTCGGGGCGCTCTCCACTCCGTGTCGTAGGAAGGATGGGGCCAGTCACCGGCCAAACCAGGGTGCGCGCCGGGGCAGGGTGCTGGGGCGTTTGGTCCGGTCCTTGCTCGGAGATGATAGGGATGGTCAGGGATTGACCGGGGCGCAAAAAATCTAGAGGAGCTGGAGTTGCCCGCACAATGGCTACCGGAGTAACCCCATGGGCTCGGGCGATAGATTCAAGGGTGTCTCCCGCTCTGACGGTATAAGAAGTAGCTGCCAATGGAGCTTGAGTTTGGCTTGCCAAGGCCAGGGCCATTTCATACTTAGTGGCAAAACTCTGGCGCAGTACTTGGTCCAGACTGGGAGCCTGAGCGGGTAGCGCACGGTTGAGCGAGGCCACAGCAGGACCAAAAGCCACCGATAAGCCCACCAAGAGCGCACCCCCACTCCAGACAACAGAAGGGATAGAGGGGGCGGAACGAACGACTTGAGAAGGGCTAGGACGTGTGTGGGCCGGTTTAGATCCTACTTTCAAAGGGTGCCTCCTGGATACCGATTGGTTTGTTAGGTTAAAGGTTACCCTACGGCAAGAAGCGACACAACACAAGTGTTTGCAAGGAATTAGGGCTAGGGGAGAGACCTACATCCGTAGCCCACTCCAGCCTTCCTTCCTAATGCAAACTCCTTGCTTGATTTCCTATAAAAAAGCAACCAAATATACCTTTTCCCATCATTCCAAGAGTCCGGCGACCTGTGACTTTACGGTGAAGCGCAGGCGTTCGTTGGCTATATCCACATAGATTGTACTTCCCTCGGGAAAATCTCCAGCCAGCAGGTGGTTGGCAATCGGGTTCTCCAACTCACGCTGGATCGCCCGTTTGAGTGGGCGTGCTCCGTAGGTCGGGTCGTAGCCTACCTCCGCGACAAACAGGAGCGCTTCCGGGGAGATTTCCAGGTTGAGTTTCTGGGCTACGAGGCGTTGGCGCAGTTGCTCTAGTTGGAGTTTGACAATTCGGACCAGTTGGTCTTTGCCTAAAGAGTGGAAGATGATGACCTCATCCACGCGATTGAGAAATTCAGGACGGAAGCGCTCGCGCAAGGCAACAAGTGCCATATCGCGCATCTCGATATAACGGCTCTCGTCGCCAGCGACGTTAAGGATGTACTCGGAGCCGATGTTGGAGGTCATAATCACAATCGTGTTACGAAAATCGACGGTATGTCCCTGCGCATCGGTCAACCGCCCATCGTCCAACAGTTGTAGCAATACGTTGAAGACATCCGGGTGGGCCTTCTCAATTTCGTCAAAGAGGATGACCGCATAGGGGCGGCGGCGAATCGCTTCGGTGAGTTGTCCGCCCTCGTCGTAGCCCACATAGCCCGGAGGCGCTCCAATCAGGCGGGCGACGGTGTGTTTCTCCATGTACTCCGACATATCGAGGCGTACTAGAGAATGGCGGTCATCGAAAAGCAGTTCTGAGAGCGATTTCGCTAGTTCGGTTTTGCCTACTCCGGTCGGGCCCAAAAAGATGAAGGAGCCCAAGGGCCGGTTAGGGTCGCTCAACCCCGAGCGTGAGCGGCGGATTGCTGCTGCCACTGCCGAAACAGCTTCATCTTGACCGACTACCTGCTCGTGGAGGATCGCTTCGAGCTGTAGGAGCTTTTGCCGCTCGGAGGTGAGGATGTTGGATACAGGTATTCCGGTCCACTTGGATACGATTTCGCCGATATCCTCCTCGGTGACCTGTTCACGCAGCAGGGATTTGTCGCTCTGACGGGCCTGTTGGGCTTGCTGTTCTTTTTGCAGGAGGGTTTTGTTGAGTTCGGCTAGCTTGCCGTATTTGAGTTCAGCGGCGCGGTTGAGTTCGACATTCCGTTCGGCTTGTTCGATGGCGCGGTTGACTTCTTCGATCTCGGATTTGAGCTTCTGAATCTCATCCAATACGCCGCGTTCTTGTTGCCACTGAGCATTGAGGTGGTTCTGTTCCTCGCGCAGGCTCTCTAGTTCGCGGTTGAGGCGGTTGAGACGCTCAATCGAGGCGGGGTCGTACTCTCGGGTGAGGGAGAGCCGTTCCATCTCCATTTGCAAAATCCGCCGGTCGATTTCGTCGAGTTCAACTGGCTTGGAGGTGATCTCCATTTTGAGTTTGGCTGCCGCTTCGTCTACTAAATCAATAGCTTTATCTGGCAAAAAGCGCTCGGTGATATAGCGGTTCGAGAGCACGGCGGCTGAGACCAAGGCGGCGTCGGTGATACGGACGCCATGGTGGAGTTCGTAGCGCTCCTTGAGCCCCCTGAGAATCGAGATGGTGTCCTCGACGGTGGGTTGGTCCACATAGACCTGTTGGAAACGGCGTTCGAGAGCAGCGTCTTTTTCGATGTACTTACGGTACTCATCCAGGGTGGTTGCCCCGATACAGCGCAATTCACCCCGCGCGAGCATCGGTTTGAGCAGGTTGCTTGCGTCCATGGAGCCCTCAGCCGCTCCCGCCCCCACCACCGTGTGGATCTCGTCGATAAAGAGAACTACCTGTCCTTCGGAGGCGAGGACTTCTTTGAGGACGGCTTTAAGGCGTTCTTCAAATTCGCCCCGATATTTGGCTCCGGCGACGAGGGCACCCATATCGAGGGTGATGAGTTTACGGTCTTTGAGAGATTCGGGTACATCGCCTCGGATGATACGTTGGGCGAGCCCTTCGGCGATAGCGGTTTTCCCGACGCCCGGTTCCCCGATGAGGACGGGATTGTTTTTGGTGCGGCGCGAGAGAATCTGAATGACGCGACGGATCTCTTCATCACGACCAATCACTGGGTCCAGTTTGCCGTCTTCGGCCATTTTAGTCAGGTCGCGCCCAAATTTTTCTAAGGATTGATACTTGCTTTCTGGGTTTTGGTCGGTCACAGTCTGTGAACCTCTGATATTTTGAATGGCTTTTTTGAGCTTGTCCTCCGTCAGATTTACTTCCCGAAAGGCTCTGCGCCCAAGCCGCTCATCGGTGGCATAGGCGAGCACGAGGTGTTCGACGGAGATAAATTCGTCTTTAAGATTTTTGCGGGCGCTGTCAGCGCGATCCAGCAGGGTATCGAGGGAGCGCCCTAAGTAGATGCTTTCAAGATTGGAGACTTTGGGCTGTCGGGTAATAAATCCTTCGACAAGGCGGCGCATCTGTGCCGGGTCTGCCCCTGCTGCCTTGAGGATCGTGGGGGCAAGCCCATTCTCTTGGTCAAGCAAGGTGAGAAAGAGGTGCTCTGCCTCTAGCTGCTGCTGTTTGTACCTGCGGGCGGTATCCTGTGAGCCAACAATCGCTTCCCAAGCTTTGGTGGTAAATTGGTCGGGGTTCGTGGGCTGCATGGGTTTTTCTGGATGCGTATGTGTGGATTATAACAATTGACAGCATACGGACTGTGGCTCTGAGCAGTTTACTAGCCAAGGACACCTTGCGACGACTACCGCTGCAAAGATCAAGTGCACCACCCACAACCGCTCCAAGAAGAGATGGTCCAAGATATGGTGCACTTGATGCTTAAATTCGTTGGAATAGAAGCGGTTAGGGGCCACCTAAAACCGTGTGGGTGCGGCTATTGTAGCGAACGCCTCGGGCGGCAGTTTCGGCGAGGACATGGACGTTTAGGTTAATGAGGGCAGCAGCTTTGAGGGTTTGGCTGCCGGTGTCGGAGCGCGAGAAGTAGGGGGAGAGGCCCTTGTAGGTGACGTTTCTGCCGTCCAAGACGATGGTGGCAGCTTCGTTAGCACTCTGGGAGGAGTTGCGCTCGAAGCGGATTTCATCGGGAGTGGTGGTGTTGCGGTAGATCTGGGCGGGGGCAGTCACGAGCAACCCACTGTAGTTCGGGAGGTCGTAGAGGGCGCGAAAAAGTGACTCCTGGATGGCTCCGCGGTTGGTACTGTTGGCGGCGTCGATGATGCCGATACTGTTCCTGACGTAGGGCGAGGCGCTCCCGGTGAAGTTGCTGTAAGGGTTGGGGCTGTAGGCAACACGGCGGGCAAATTCTTCTTCATCACTCACCAGGGTGCCCTTGATGACGAGTGAAGAAGTGTTGGCGGAGCTGTCCCCAGCATAGGTGACCGGGGTGGTTCCGGTGGGGCGGTTCACCGTGTCGGGAGCTTTGGTGGCGAGGTTGTACTTCCAGCCTTCGGTCAGCCGGTCAAGGCGGAGGTTGGTGTAGTAGAGCGGGCGGCTCACATCACGCCGCAAGACGGTGCTTGAGGTCTGCTGGATGAAGTCCACAGAACCGACTCCGATGATTTCGGCGGTCGTGCTCGTGACGGAGATGCCGGTTTGTTCCTCAATCCCGATGGCGAGAATGCCGGTGTTATTGTTGTCCTGGATCGCCTTGCCAAGGATGCCCAACGTCCGCCCAAGGCGACCGCGTTTCGTGTAGTGGGTGTCAATGACAGTATTGCTGAGGAAACTCAAAAAATCAGTGTGGATGCCCGAGCCGCCTGCACTGGCGTCATCGAGAAAGGGCGTCCTCGCGTCCTGAAGGACATCCAGCGAAATTAAGTCCATCCCACCTGAGAAACTGTACTGAGGCAGGCTCATCGCCCCGGCACTGGTCCCGCCGATGGCCCCATTATTGGTGTTGACGACGGTGCGGATGTTGGTCTCCAGGGTCGTGCCGTTCCACTCATCGTAGTAGACACCCTGGTCACCACCTTTGATGAAGACCACATCGGCAGTACTCACGGTATCGACGATAGCAGGGTTGTTGGCGTCAGCTTTGGTGGCGACTGTGACATTGACTGCTTCGGTGGCTCCTAGCCAAATAAAGTAGTTGGGGAGAAAAGAGTCAGCTACCGCAGTGGAGAGGATAACGACTTTGATTTTGCCATCGTTATTGCGGTCGCCATTGAGGACAAGTTTCCGGTAGAGCTTATAGGACCACGCACTGGTGTCGCCGATATCTCCCTCGGCTCCGCCACCTGCTGCGACAAGCACACCGATAGCATGAGCAGCACTGGTACAAAAAGTAAGAGCGAGAAGACAGAGCATAACACTCGGACGTAGCGCAAATTTAACCACGGGGATGCTCAAACACATCCGGGTAACGATAATATCTAACAGGCAGGGATCTTTGTATCCCTTGACACAATTGGTAGTTTCACGGGCTCCAGGGTGCTATTTTTAGTCCTGTTCTTTACCGAGGTAATGGGTCTAAAGCCCTGCCCTTCTAGGGCAGCTTTTTGATATACTTCGGCTGGCCATGCGCAAACGCCACGAAAGCCACTATTGGCACCTCGCCAACCACCATGCTCAGCTTCGTGCGACATACTGTGGGAAGAGAAAGACCATTGAAGCAATCTAGGGAATCCCATAGCCCGCCTGGAGGCATAGCCTTTAGGCCGGGGAGGATGTCAAATAAATCCATGTTCAGCCAAAAAAGCGCTGTCAATGTGGGGTTCAGGGCTGTTGCCCGCGCTAGTATCCACCATGCGAGCAACGTATTTGGCAAGGATGTCCCCTTCTAAATTGACCGGCTCACCGGGTTGCAGGGCGATGAGGTTGGTTTCTTGGAGGCTAAAGGGGATGACTGCCACGGTGAATGTCTGCTCTGTAGCGCGGGCAATGGTCAAGCTGACGCCATTGACTGCGATACTGCCCTTGGGTGCCAGGAAGCGGCGCACGGAAACGGGAGCCCAAAAGGTCATCTCGACAAACTCCCCCTGTTCAGTCCGTGCCTCCAGAAAGCCGGTGCCATCGATGTGCCCGGAGACGAAGTGCCCGCCGACTTTCCCCCCCAAGCGCAGAGAACGCTCCAGATTGACCAGACTTCCGGCAGCCCGTTCGCCCAAATTGGTGCGACTCAAGGTTTCATCGGAGACTTGAGCGGTGAAGCGGTCCCCCTGATACTGGATTACTGTCAGGCACACCCCGTCCACGGCGATACTGTCCCCGAGGGCGACCTCCTCCAAAACCTTACGGGCACGAATGGTCAGGCGCTCCGTGCGTACGATTTCCACATGCCCGACTTCCTCAATCAAGCCTGTGAACATAGTTGCCTCCTTGCGCTGTCGCCCTGTGCCATAATTTTCTGGGTCCACTACTTCTTACCATGATGCCTGCTGCGCCCCTTGCGATCACCGGAACCTTCCTGGATGAGATCAGCCACGACATCCCCTGTGCCAATTGGGGCGCACAGGAATGGGCGCGGGATTTCGCCGCCATGCGAGCAGTGGGTATCGACACGGTCATCCTCATCCGCTGCGGCTACCAAAACAAAGCGACTTTTGACTCCAAGGTTCTTGCCCGCGAGCACGCAGTGCTGTTGGTTCAGGAAGACTTAGTGGGGCTGTTTCTCACACTCGCCGAACAGTTTGGGATGGCCTTTTATTTTGGCACCTACGATTCGGGGCGCTATTGGCACAGCGGTCAGCATCAGCGCGAAATCGACCTCAACTGCGCCCTGACCGAGGAAGTCTGGACCCGCTACGGTCATTCTCCAGCTTTTAAGGGCTGGTATATCTGCCACGAGATCAACACTTTTGATGAAGGGGTGATGCGGGTTTATGAACAATTAGCTCATCATCTGCGGGGGCTTGCGCCACTCCCGATGCTCATCTCGCCCTATATCCGGGGGATCAAACAGTTCGAAGACGCCATCTCTTTAGAGCAACATGAGCAGGAGTGGGAAGCAGTCTTCAGTCGGGTTGCGGGTTTGGTGGATATTGTCGCCTTCCAGGATGGGCAGGTGGAATTCGCTGCCCTGCCCGACTATCTACGCCTCAACCGCGCTCTAGCCCTGAAGTACGGCCTCACGTGCTGGTCCAATGTAGAAAGTTTTGACCGGGACATGCCCATCAAGTTCCCACCCATCAGTTGGCCCAAGCTACGCTTCAAACTAGAGGCGGCGCAGCAGGCGGGCATAGACAAATTAATTACGTTTGAATTTTCTCACTTCCTCAGCCCGAACAGTATTTATCCCGCCGCGCACCATCTCAATCGGCGCTACCGGGAGTGGTTGGAGGGGTAGGTGGATGCTTCCCTTGCGTTAAATCAGGCGTTGGAGTGCTTGCTTGAAAAGCATAGGATTCAGCGACACGCCAATACCGAGAGAAACTTTTGAGGTCCAAAAATCCGTCATAGGCGACCAAAGGCTCGACAGGCAGAACGGTGACAGGGAGTGTGGATTCGATAGTGGACCGGATTACCTGGAAGCGGGGGCTAGGACTCGCAGTAGTGAGGACTCCGTCCGCCTGATGTTCCTGGGCAAAAGCTATGACTTCCGCGGCTACCTCTCCGCGACGAATCACCACGGGCAATTCCAGTAGACACTCATAGATAAAGACCAATCTTTTAAGCCTGAGCTGCCATTCCTCCAGTAAGGCTTCGTCCCAGACCCATAGGGCGGGGCGGGTGGGATAGGCGAGAAGGGCAGGATGAGTCGGGCTCAGGCAATCTCCATGGACCCATACAACCGGGTTGGTGAAGTTCATCGCGGTTTCCGGTGCTTCTTTTTGGGGTCTTCAGCATGGGGAAAGAGTTTTTGGCTCAGGCGTTCGTAGCTTCCCTCAAAAGGACAATGACCGTAGCGCGGGCACTTGCGACAATAGACGCCCTCGGTGTAGCGCTCCAGGTTTTCGCGGTTAAAGAAGTAGGGTTTTTGGCTGTAGGTGCTCGCCACCCATTGCCAGGAGAGGTTGTTGCTCGCCGGGTCGCCATCGAGCAAGTGCTCCAGAAACCAGAGCGCCCCCGCCTGCCAACGCGTAGTCCGCCAGTGCACAACATAGGCGGCAAGCCACATGCGGGCATGGTTGTGCAGGTAGCCGGTCCTGTGCAGTTCGGCGCTGAAGCTATCGATACAGACCAGCCCTGTGGTCCCTCGGGGAATATCCTCAGGGAGGTTAGGCGCATAGTGCTTGGGGGAGAAGCCCGTCTTGTAGGGCGCTAGATCTTCCCAGATAGCATCCCCAAGCTGCTGATAGACCCGCTGCCAGTAGTCGCGCCAGCCCAATTCCTGAATAAATTTCTCGACCATGCGCGGGTCATCGACTTGGGCTAAAGCCCAATGGCGCACTTCAGCCAGACTGAGTACGCCATAGCGGATATAGGGGGAGAGGCGAGACACCGCCCCCCTGAGATAATTGCGAGATGAGCCATAGCGCGTGATTTCGAAGCGTCTGAGCGCACCTAGAGCTGCTTTACGACCTCCCGGCGTCTCTGGGACCGGACCTGGAAGGACGGCAGGAAACTGTTCCTGGAGGTACGTAATCATGTCTGCGCGGTCGGTAAAATCGCGGCGCAGATCACGGGACACAGCTACCTCCAGAACGCAGTCTTAGCAGCGTAAACTTCAGTACTACTGAGCGACGTAGGGGCAAAAGCTGGCACAGTTGAGTTCGCGGTAGGGGGCGATTTTGCCGCACAGACCACAGACTTCCACTTTAGCCGAGGTTTTAGAACGATTTTGGTAAGCCCAATAAGTCTGGGTCGCCCACTCCTTGAGGGGCCAGCGGTCGAGACCAGGAACCAGCAATTCTTCTTTGATTCGGCCAATCTCTTGATCGATTTGCGCTAGGGTCAGACCGTCTTGGCAAGCAGATTCTACAAGATTGACAAAAAAGGTCTTGAACTCTAGATCTACCTCCAGGGAAGCATCCATCGTCTGGGGTGCCAGTTGTTGCATGACCATGATTGTGGCTCCGCTCTTTACGTTTCTTGTCATAGCTTAACACTTCTTTACAGTCGAGGCAAGCGAAAAGCCAAAAAAGGGCGCTATCTAGATCGCTAAAACTCCCTTCAGGCAAAGCTTATAGTCTTAAATGTTTGCGCGTCCTAGGCCCTTGAGTTTACCTGCAAGCTCTTAAGGAGAACCTAAAAAATCCCCGTTAATGCATCCTATCCAGTACAATCACCCCAACTTCCGCCCATTTTAAAAGATCATGGATAGTACATTCACACGGCGCGGCTTCCTCCATGGCACCGCCTCAGCCGCTACCGGCTTAAGCCTCACCGCCCAACTCCCCGCCACCGCCCAGCCCCTACAGCCGGTTGTCGTCTCCAGCGCCAATGGCCTGCGGGCTACCCAAAAAGCCATGGACCTGATGCACAAGGGAGCCGACACCTTGGCGGCTGTAGTGGCTGGGGTGAATATCGTTGAAGACGACCCCAACGACAACAGCGTCGGCTATGGGGGGCTACCTAACGAAGATGGTGAAGTGGAACTCGACGCCAGTGTGATGCATGGGCCGACGAAGCGGGCGGGGGCGGTCGCAGCCCTGCGGAATATCAAGAACCCCTCTCAAGTCGCCAAACTTGTCATGGAGCGTACCGACCATCTGCTCCTGAGCGGCGAAGGAGCCCTACGCTTCGCCCTTGCCCACGGCTTCAAAAAAGAGAACCTATTGACCGATGCCTCACGCATGGTTTGGTTGCGCTGGAAAGAGACCCTGAGCACTAGAGACGACTGGGGACCGGGCCTGTCCATCCTAGAGGACGACGAGTTAGCCCAGACCCCCGAGCAACAGCAACTCCTTGACCGCATCATCGCCAATCGTCCCACCGGCACCATCAACTGTCTTGCGCTCAACGAACGCGGCGATATCTCCGGGACCACCACCACGAGTGGCCTCGCCTTCAAGATTCCAGGTCGGATTGGCGACTCCCCCCTCATTGGCTGCGGGCTCTTTGTGGATAATGCGGTGGGAGCGGCAGGTTCTACGGGTCGAGGCGAGGAATGCATCAAGATCAACGGAGCGCACACAGTAGTCGAAATGATGCGCCGGGGAGCCTCTCCCACCGCAGCCTGTCTGGAGGCTGTCAAGCGGGTGGCGGATAACTACAACGGCAACCTCAAAAAACTCAGCCAGTTCAATATCCATTTTTACGCCCTCAATAAAAAAGGTGAATACGGAGCAGCAGCGCTCTTCGGCTATGTCGGTCCCAACCGTAAGCGCAGCCAGTATGCCGTCCACAACGGGCGCGAGAACAAACTGCTCGACAGTGCCTACCTCTATGAGGCTCCGCTCAAGCCGACTTCTTAAGGGTTTGACACTGCTCACCTGCTCCACAACTTCCTAGCCCCCGACAGGTACACTTGATAAGACCATCCCCATGCGACAAAGACCTCTTCCTATGACTAACACCCTGACCAGAACAGAGCCCAAGCTCCTGGAACTCAAGGCTCGTCTGACCGAGATCAACGACCTCGATTCCGCCAATGCCCTCCTCTCGTGGGACCAATCCACCTATATGCCACCCGGAGGTGCCACCGCCCGCGCCCGCCAAATGGCGACCCTCCGCCAACTCTCCCACCAAAAATTCACCGACCCCAGCCTCGGTAAGCTCCTAGAAGACTTGGAGCCCTACGCCGAAAGCCTGCCCTACGATTCCGACGAAGCCAGCCTGATCCGCCTCACCCGGCGCGAGTACAAGGAAGCCCTGCGTATCCCCGCCCATTTCATGGCCCAACTCTCCAACCACACCGCCACCACCTACGAAGTCTGGACCCGTGCCCGCCCCACCAACGACTTCGCCATGGTCGCTCCCTATTTAGAAAAAAGCCTCGACCTCAGTCGCCAACTAGCCGAATTCACCCCAGACTATGAAAATATTGCCGACCCGCTGATTAACATGGCGGACTTTGGCATGAAAGCGACCCAGATCCGTGCTCTCTTCAGCGAACTGCGCGAACACCTGCTCCCCATCGTCCAAGCAGCCACCAGCCAGCCCCCCGCCGAGGATTCCTGTCTGCACCAGTCTTTCCCTGAAGCCGCTCAGTTAAAATTTGGTCTGATGGTCATCCGCTGCTTCGGCTACGACTTTGAGCGGGGCCGGCAGGACAAAACCCACCACCCCTTCATGACCAAATTCTCGTTAGGCGACGTGCGTATCACCACCCGCGTCCGCGAGTATGACCTGACCGAAGCGGTCTTTAGCACCCTTCACGAGTCAGGGCACGCCCTCTACGAACAGGGGATCCCGATGGCTTTTGAGGGCACGCCTTTGGCTTCAGGGACTTCCTCCGGGGTCCACGAGAGTCAGTCGCGCCTCTGGGAAAACCTGGTCGGGCGCTCCCGAGGCTTCTGGAATCACTTCTATCCCAAGCTCCAGGAATACTTCCCCAACCAGTTAGGTCAGGTCTCTTTGGATACGTTTTATCGGGCCATTAACAAAGTTCAGCGCTCTTTTATTCGCACCGACGCGGACGAGCTGACCTACAACCTCCACGTCATGCTGCGCTTTGAGTTGGAGATGGACTTGCTGGAAGGACGGCTGTCCGTCCAAGACCTGCCCGCCGCCTGGAACGAGCGCTTCACCGCCAGTCTGGGCATCACGCCCCCCAACGATGCGGATGGATGCCTCCAGGATGTGCATTGGTTTGGCGGAATTATCGGTGGAGCCTTTCAAGGCTATACCATCGGTAATATCCTGAGCGC encodes:
- a CDS encoding carboxypeptidase M32, coding for MTNTLTRTEPKLLELKARLTEINDLDSANALLSWDQSTYMPPGGATARARQMATLRQLSHQKFTDPSLGKLLEDLEPYAESLPYDSDEASLIRLTRREYKEALRIPAHFMAQLSNHTATTYEVWTRARPTNDFAMVAPYLEKSLDLSRQLAEFTPDYENIADPLINMADFGMKATQIRALFSELREHLLPIVQAATSQPPAEDSCLHQSFPEAAQLKFGLMVIRCFGYDFERGRQDKTHHPFMTKFSLGDVRITTRVREYDLTEAVFSTLHESGHALYEQGIPMAFEGTPLASGTSSGVHESQSRLWENLVGRSRGFWNHFYPKLQEYFPNQLGQVSLDTFYRAINKVQRSFIRTDADELTYNLHVMLRFELEMDLLEGRLSVQDLPAAWNERFTASLGITPPNDADGCLQDVHWFGGIIGGAFQGYTIGNILSAQFFDAAVQAHPTIPNDLEEGNFTLLRNWLKTHVHRHGRKFTAPELIERATGQPLTIQPYLAYIRRKYGELYTL